The Kluyvera intermedia genome window below encodes:
- a CDS encoding antibiotic biosynthesis monooxygenase: MTQKHVTLVITHAIRPEHVAQYEAWLSEIMPVAANYPGHLGANVIRPADGQTAWNIIIHFDTLEHLYAWTQSDVRQKLVDDITPLLAEGDHTEVRTEAAFWFTPPAANVRQPKRWKQFLITLLVIFPSTNLVPAITGVLLPSMKGTLLLHFFNDACVVALVVWFWMPIVTRLFAGWLKKA, translated from the coding sequence ATGACGCAAAAGCATGTCACGCTGGTTATTACCCACGCCATCCGTCCCGAACACGTTGCGCAGTATGAAGCCTGGCTAAGTGAGATTATGCCCGTAGCCGCCAATTATCCCGGCCATCTGGGGGCGAACGTTATCCGCCCGGCTGATGGACAGACGGCATGGAATATCATCATCCACTTTGACACCCTCGAACATCTCTACGCCTGGACCCAGTCTGACGTGCGGCAGAAGCTGGTAGATGACATAACGCCACTGTTAGCCGAAGGCGACCATACCGAAGTGCGTACCGAAGCCGCATTCTGGTTCACGCCACCCGCCGCTAACGTGCGTCAGCCCAAGCGCTGGAAACAATTTCTGATAACCCTGCTGGTGATTTTTCCCAGTACCAATCTGGTGCCTGCCATTACCGGTGTATTGCTGCCGTCGATGAAGGGAACGCTATTGCTGCATTTTTTCAATGATGCCTGTGTGGTTGCGCTGGTGGTCTGGTTCTGGATGCCCATCGTGACCCGCTTGTTTGCCGGGTGGCTGAAAAAGGCCTGA
- a CDS encoding hydrolase translates to MSIRELIDPQNSTLIFIDHQPQMSFGVANIDRQTLKNNTVALAKAGKIFNVPVIYTSVETKSFSGYIWPELLAVHPDVKPIERTSMNSWEDAAFVKAVKATGRKKLIISALWTEVCLTFPALMALEEGFEVYVVTDTSGGTSVDAHERSIDRMVQAGAVPVTWQQVLLEYQRDWSRKETYDAVMNLVREHSGAYGMGVDYAYTMVHGAPERKA, encoded by the coding sequence ATGTCTATTAGGGAACTGATTGACCCGCAAAACTCTACGCTTATTTTTATTGATCATCAGCCACAAATGTCTTTTGGCGTGGCCAATATCGACCGCCAAACTTTAAAAAATAATACCGTAGCGCTCGCTAAGGCCGGGAAGATATTTAATGTTCCGGTAATTTATACCTCTGTCGAAACAAAAAGTTTTAGTGGTTATATTTGGCCTGAATTATTGGCTGTGCACCCTGATGTGAAGCCTATTGAACGTACTTCAATGAACTCCTGGGAAGACGCTGCTTTTGTGAAAGCCGTCAAAGCGACCGGGCGTAAAAAACTGATTATCTCCGCACTGTGGACGGAAGTTTGCCTGACTTTCCCAGCCCTGATGGCGCTGGAAGAGGGTTTTGAAGTGTATGTGGTGACTGACACCTCCGGCGGCACCTCCGTGGATGCGCATGAGCGCTCCATTGACCGCATGGTGCAAGCAGGTGCGGTGCCGGTGACCTGGCAGCAGGTGCTGCTGGAGTATCAACGCGACTGGTCACGCAAAGAAACCTATGACGCGGTGATGAATCTGGTTCGTGAGCATAGCGGCGCCTACGGTATGGGCGTGGATTATGCTTACACCATGGTGCACGGCGCACCAGAACGTAAAGCCTAA
- a CDS encoding LysR family transcriptional regulator, translating to MRINLDVLLILDALDKHGSFAAAAESLFKTSAALSYMIQKLENDLGITLLDRSGHRAKFTDTGRMMLEKGRLLLDAAKDLEKQALQLSAGWEKELAIALDDSFPFAALVPIIKDFYALHKQTRLNFSHHTLAGSWEELTHNGADIILGAINEPPTSAAWSYKMLGTMDNVFVVAPDHPLASASEDLTNEQLCLHRAIVISDSARFCHPLKSNLMDEQPQTRVDDFHSKVTLLRAGVGCGFLPRHIASPLLATGELVEKSVISFRQTDVAYMAWRNGHDGLAQRWWRETLLTSTAITGLYQ from the coding sequence ATGCGTATCAATCTGGACGTCCTGCTTATTCTCGATGCCCTCGACAAACACGGCTCCTTTGCCGCCGCTGCCGAATCCCTGTTTAAAACGTCCGCAGCCCTTAGCTATATGATTCAGAAGCTGGAAAACGATCTCGGCATCACCCTGCTTGACCGTTCCGGCCATCGGGCGAAATTTACCGATACCGGGCGCATGATGCTGGAAAAGGGACGTTTACTGCTGGATGCGGCTAAAGATCTGGAAAAGCAGGCGCTACAACTCAGCGCCGGCTGGGAAAAAGAGCTAGCGATTGCGCTTGATGACTCTTTTCCTTTTGCGGCGCTGGTGCCCATCATTAAGGATTTTTATGCGCTGCATAAACAAACGCGGCTTAACTTCTCACATCATACCCTCGCCGGTTCATGGGAGGAGCTCACCCACAACGGTGCTGATATTATTCTCGGCGCCATCAATGAACCGCCTACCTCTGCGGCCTGGTCGTACAAAATGCTGGGCACGATGGATAACGTCTTTGTCGTAGCGCCCGATCATCCGCTGGCCAGCGCGTCGGAAGATTTAACCAACGAGCAGTTATGCCTGCACAGAGCCATTGTCATCAGCGACAGCGCCCGTTTCTGTCATCCTTTAAAATCCAACCTGATGGATGAACAGCCACAAACCCGCGTCGATGATTTTCACAGTAAAGTCACGCTCCTGCGCGCAGGTGTTGGCTGTGGTTTTCTACCGCGCCATATTGCCAGCCCACTGCTGGCAACGGGCGAACTGGTCGAAAAATCGGTAATTTCATTTCGCCAGACCGACGTCGCCTATATGGCATGGCGTAATGGTCACGATGGGCTAGCGCAGCGCTGGTGGCGTGAAACGTTGCTAACCAGCACCGCGATCACCGGTCTTTATCAGTGA
- the malZ gene encoding maltodextrin glucosidase, translating to MLNAWHLPVAPFIKQQQDKLIITLWLRGDDLPQRVTLRAEVDNEEMALPMRRSGKSPAPDVVQWRGEITLQEGQPRRRYAFKLLWADRQQWFSPKGMSAFPPAKLEMFAYDCVDNGPQWVTEQIFYQIFPDRFARSQTRGEGQDKVYHHHAAGHEIIRREWDEPLTGEAGGSTFYGGDLDGISAKLPYLKELGITALYLNPVFTAPSVHKYDTEDYRQVDPQFGGNEALLRLRHNTQREGMRMILDGVFNHSGDTHAWFDRHHRGSDGACHHPASPWRDRYSFSDDGKALDWLGYSSLPKLDFQSEGLVNEIYRSEDSIVRHWLKAPWNMDGWRLDVVHMLGEAGGAKNNLHHVAGITQAAKDERADAFVFGEHFGDARQWLQQDAEDAAMNYRGFTFPLWGFLANTDISYDPQKIDAQTCIAWMEDYRAGLSHQQQLRMFNQLDSHDTARFKSLLGRDAARLPLAVVWLFSWPGVPCIYYGDEVGLDGDNDPFCRKPFPWDEKKQDRALLALYQRLAALRKTTPALRLGGCEVLYAEGDVVVFLRVLGAQRVMVAINRREACEVVLPESPLLDVEWQRMEGAGQLAEGVLTLPAISATVWKSH from the coding sequence ATGTTAAATGCCTGGCACCTGCCTGTTGCACCCTTTATAAAACAGCAGCAGGACAAATTAATAATAACCCTTTGGCTGCGCGGCGATGACCTGCCACAGCGGGTTACCCTGCGCGCGGAAGTGGATAACGAAGAGATGGCGCTGCCGATGCGCCGCAGTGGTAAATCACCGGCGCCTGACGTGGTGCAATGGCGTGGGGAGATTACGTTGCAGGAAGGGCAACCGCGTCGACGCTATGCGTTTAAGCTGTTGTGGGCAGACCGCCAGCAGTGGTTTTCGCCAAAAGGGATGAGTGCTTTCCCGCCCGCCAAGCTGGAAATGTTTGCTTATGACTGCGTGGATAACGGCCCCCAGTGGGTAACTGAGCAGATTTTCTATCAAATTTTCCCTGACCGTTTTGCCCGTAGTCAGACGCGCGGCGAAGGGCAGGATAAGGTCTATCACCACCATGCCGCCGGGCACGAGATTATTCGCCGGGAGTGGGATGAACCGCTAACCGGAGAGGCGGGCGGCTCAACCTTCTATGGTGGCGATCTTGACGGTATCAGCGCCAAACTCCCGTACCTGAAGGAACTGGGTATTACCGCGCTGTACCTGAACCCGGTTTTCACCGCACCCAGCGTACACAAATACGACACCGAAGATTATCGCCAGGTTGATCCGCAGTTTGGCGGCAACGAGGCACTGCTGCGTTTACGCCACAATACTCAGCGAGAGGGGATGCGGATGATCCTCGATGGCGTATTCAATCACAGCGGTGATACCCACGCGTGGTTTGACCGCCATCATCGCGGTAGCGACGGTGCCTGTCATCATCCGGCATCGCCGTGGCGCGATCGCTACAGTTTCTCTGATGATGGCAAAGCGCTGGACTGGCTGGGTTACTCCAGCTTGCCGAAGCTCGACTTCCAGTCTGAGGGGTTGGTGAATGAAATTTATCGCAGCGAAGACAGCATCGTTCGTCACTGGCTAAAAGCACCCTGGAATATGGACGGCTGGCGGCTGGACGTGGTGCATATGCTTGGTGAAGCGGGTGGGGCGAAGAATAATCTCCATCATGTGGCGGGGATTACGCAGGCGGCGAAAGACGAACGCGCGGATGCTTTCGTCTTCGGCGAACACTTTGGCGATGCCAGGCAGTGGTTGCAGCAGGATGCGGAGGACGCGGCGATGAACTACCGTGGTTTTACCTTCCCGCTGTGGGGCTTTCTCGCGAACACCGATATCTCCTACGATCCACAGAAAATCGATGCGCAAACCTGTATTGCATGGATGGAAGATTATCGCGCCGGACTGTCGCATCAGCAGCAGCTGCGGATGTTTAATCAACTCGACAGCCACGATACCGCGCGTTTTAAATCACTGCTGGGTCGCGATGCGGCACGTCTGCCGCTGGCGGTGGTCTGGCTATTCAGCTGGCCTGGCGTCCCGTGCATCTATTACGGCGATGAAGTGGGGCTGGATGGGGATAACGATCCCTTCTGCCGCAAGCCATTCCCGTGGGATGAGAAAAAGCAGGACCGTGCACTGTTGGCGCTTTATCAGCGTCTAGCGGCGCTACGTAAAACCACACCGGCATTACGTCTGGGCGGCTGTGAAGTGCTGTATGCCGAAGGTGATGTGGTGGTATTCCTGCGCGTACTAGGCGCACAGCGGGTGATGGTGGCGATTAACCGCCGCGAAGCCTGTGAGGTGGTGCTACCTGAATCACCGCTGCTGGACGTGGAATGGCAGCGCATGGAGGGGGCAGGGCAGTTGGCGGAGGGAGTGCTGACTTTGCCTGCTATCTCCGCCACGGTATGGAAAAGTCACTGA
- the proY gene encoding proline-specific permease ProY: MENNKLKRGLSARHIRFMALGSAIGTGLFYGSADAIKMAGPSVLLAYIIGGVAAYIIMRALGEMSVHNPSASSFSRYAQENLGPLAGYITGWTYCFEILIVAIADVTAFGIYMGIWFPTVPHWIWVLSVVLIICAVNLMSVKVFGELEFWFSFFKVATIIIMILAGFGIIIWGIGNGGQPTGIHNLWSNGGFFSNGWIGMVMSLQMVMFAYGGIEIIGITAGEAKNPEESIPRAINSVPMRILVFYVGTLFVIMSIYPWNQVGTDGSPFVLTFQHLGITFAASILNFVVLTASLSAINADVFGVGRMLHGMAEQGSAPKFFAKTSRRGIPWVTVTVMTIALLFAVYLNYIMPENVFLVIASLATFATVWVWIMILLSQVAFRRRLSADEVKALKFKVPGGVATTSVGLVFLVFIIALIGYHPDTRISLYVGFAWILLLLVGWMFKTRRRS, translated from the coding sequence ATGGAAAACAACAAGCTGAAGCGCGGGCTAAGCGCCCGACACATCCGCTTTATGGCCCTCGGGTCGGCAATTGGTACGGGGCTATTTTATGGTTCCGCCGACGCAATCAAAATGGCAGGGCCAAGCGTGCTGCTGGCCTATATTATCGGTGGCGTGGCCGCTTATATTATTATGCGAGCGCTGGGCGAAATGTCCGTGCATAACCCGTCCGCCAGCTCTTTTTCTCGCTACGCGCAGGAAAACCTCGGGCCGCTGGCGGGCTACATCACCGGCTGGACTTACTGTTTTGAGATCCTGATCGTCGCCATTGCTGATGTCACAGCATTCGGTATCTATATGGGCATCTGGTTCCCGACGGTACCGCACTGGATATGGGTACTCAGCGTGGTGCTGATTATCTGCGCCGTCAACCTGATGAGCGTCAAGGTATTTGGCGAGCTGGAGTTCTGGTTCTCCTTCTTCAAAGTGGCCACCATTATCATCATGATTTTGGCCGGTTTCGGTATCATCATCTGGGGTATTGGCAACGGCGGGCAGCCTACGGGGATTCATAACCTGTGGAGCAACGGCGGCTTCTTCAGTAACGGCTGGATCGGTATGGTGATGTCGCTACAGATGGTGATGTTTGCCTACGGCGGTATTGAGATTATCGGTATTACCGCCGGTGAAGCGAAGAACCCTGAAGAGTCTATTCCGCGTGCTATTAACTCCGTACCGATGCGTATTCTGGTGTTCTATGTTGGTACGCTGTTCGTCATTATGTCCATCTACCCATGGAACCAGGTGGGTACCGATGGTAGCCCGTTTGTGCTGACTTTCCAGCATCTGGGGATTACCTTTGCCGCCAGCATCCTGAACTTCGTGGTGTTGACGGCGTCGCTCTCAGCAATCAACGCAGACGTCTTTGGCGTCGGTCGTATGCTGCATGGCATGGCCGAGCAGGGTAGTGCGCCTAAGTTTTTTGCCAAAACTTCACGCCGCGGTATTCCGTGGGTGACGGTCACGGTTATGACGATCGCGCTGCTGTTTGCGGTGTATCTGAACTACATCATGCCGGAAAACGTCTTCCTGGTGATTGCATCGCTGGCAACTTTCGCCACCGTTTGGGTGTGGATTATGATCCTGCTCTCGCAGGTAGCATTCCGCCGTCGTTTGTCCGCTGATGAAGTGAAGGCGCTGAAGTTTAAAGTACCGGGCGGCGTAGCAACCACTTCCGTAGGTCTGGTGTTCCTGGTCTTTATTATCGCGCTGATTGGTTATCATCCGGACACCCGAATCTCCCTGTATGTGGGCTTTGCGTGGATCCTGCTGTTGCTGGTTGGCTGGATGTTTAAAACGCGTCGTCGCAGCTAA
- the brnQ gene encoding branched-chain amino acid transporter carrier protein BrnQ has product MTHQLKSRDIIALGFMTFALFVGAGNIIFPPMVGLQAGPHVWTAAFGFLITAVGLPVLTVIALAKVGGGVDSLSTPIGKVAGVLLATVCYLAVGPLFATPRTATVSFEIGIAPLTGSGELPLFIYSIIYFALVILVSLYPGKLLDTVGNFLAPLKILALIILSVAAVIWPAGPISNALDAYETAAFSNGFVNGYLTMDTLGAMVFGIVIVNAARSRGVTEARLLTRYTIWAGLMAGVGLTLLYLALFRLGSDSATLVDQNANGAAILHAYVQHTFGGAGSFMLAALIFIACLVTAVGLTCACAEFFAQYLPFSYRTLVFILGLFSMAVSNLGLSHLIQISIPVLTAIYPPCIALVVLSFTRNWWHNSGRVIAPPMFISLVFGILDAIKASAFADVLPGWTARLPMAEQGLAWLMPTIVMAILAVIWDRMAGRQVTSSAH; this is encoded by the coding sequence ATGACCCATCAATTGAAATCGCGTGACATCATCGCTCTGGGCTTTATGACCTTTGCGTTGTTTGTTGGCGCAGGCAACATCATTTTTCCTCCTATGGTTGGCTTGCAGGCAGGCCCTCACGTTTGGACCGCGGCCTTTGGCTTTCTGATTACCGCTGTTGGTCTCCCGGTGCTGACCGTGATAGCTCTGGCGAAAGTGGGTGGCGGCGTCGATAGCCTCAGCACGCCAATTGGTAAAGTGGCGGGCGTTTTGCTGGCGACCGTGTGTTATCTCGCTGTCGGCCCGCTGTTTGCCACACCGCGTACCGCGACTGTCTCATTTGAAATCGGTATTGCGCCGCTGACCGGTAGCGGCGAACTGCCGCTGTTTATCTACAGCATTATCTATTTTGCGCTGGTGATTCTGGTTTCGCTGTATCCGGGTAAATTGCTGGATACCGTGGGTAACTTCCTGGCACCGTTGAAAATCCTCGCGCTGATTATTCTCTCTGTTGCCGCAGTGATCTGGCCTGCCGGCCCTATCAGCAATGCGCTGGATGCTTATGAAACCGCTGCGTTCTCAAACGGTTTCGTTAACGGCTATCTGACCATGGATACGTTGGGCGCGATGGTCTTCGGTATTGTTATCGTTAACGCTGCACGTTCTCGTGGCGTAACGGAAGCACGTCTGCTGACCCGCTACACGATTTGGGCTGGTCTGATGGCGGGTGTCGGCCTGACGCTGCTGTACCTGGCGCTGTTCCGTCTGGGTTCTGATAGCGCGACGCTGGTCGACCAAAACGCGAACGGTGCAGCTATTCTGCATGCTTACGTTCAGCACACCTTCGGTGGTGCGGGTAGCTTCATGCTGGCGGCGCTGATCTTCATTGCTTGTCTGGTCACCGCGGTTGGCTTGACCTGCGCATGTGCGGAGTTCTTTGCTCAGTACCTGCCGTTCTCCTATCGCACGCTGGTCTTTATCCTCGGTCTGTTCTCGATGGCGGTATCGAATCTGGGGCTGAGCCACCTGATTCAAATCTCTATTCCGGTGCTGACGGCCATCTATCCGCCGTGTATCGCACTTGTAGTACTCAGTTTTACCCGCAATTGGTGGCATAATTCCGGCCGCGTGATTGCACCACCGATGTTTATCAGTCTGGTTTTTGGTATCCTTGACGCTATCAAAGCCTCTGCTTTCGCTGACGTATTACCGGGTTGGACTGCCCGTTTACCGATGGCGGAGCAAGGTCTGGCATGGTTGATGCCAACAATCGTGATGGCGATTCTGGCTGTAATCTGGGATCGCATGGCAGGACGCCAGGTAACATCAAGCGCGCATTAA
- the phoR gene encoding phosphate regulon sensor histidine kinase PhoR yields the protein MLERLSWKRLVLELLLCCFPAVVLGLVFGYLPWFLLAAVTGLLIWHFWNLLRLSWWLWVDRSMTPPPGRGSWEPLLYGLNQMQLRNKKRRRELGNLIKRFRSGAESLPDAVVLTTEEGAIFWCNGLAQQLLGLRWPDDSGQNILNLLRYPEFTQHLKKREFHKPLHLVLNSGRHLEIRIMPYTDRQLLMVARDVTQMHQLEGARRNFFANVSHELRTPLTVLQGYLEMMQEQPLEGSVREKALHTMREQTQRMEGLVRQLLTLSKIEASPVLALNEKIDVPMMLRVVEREAQTLSHYQHQFHFDIDESLKVLGNEDQLRSAMSNLVYNAVNHTPEGTLITVRWQHAPHGALFSVSDNGPGISPEHLPRLTESFYRVDKARSRQTGGSGLGLAIVKHAVSHHDSRLDITSELGKGSCFSFLLPERLIAKNDA from the coding sequence GTGCTGGAACGGCTGTCATGGAAAAGGCTGGTCCTGGAGCTGCTGTTATGCTGCTTCCCGGCCGTGGTACTGGGACTGGTATTCGGTTATCTGCCGTGGTTTTTACTGGCGGCAGTGACCGGGCTGCTTATCTGGCATTTCTGGAATTTACTGCGATTGTCCTGGTGGCTGTGGGTTGACAGAAGTATGACCCCTCCGCCGGGGCGCGGTAGCTGGGAGCCTTTATTATATGGGCTCAACCAGATGCAGTTGCGTAATAAGAAACGTCGCCGTGAGCTGGGTAATCTGATCAAGCGTTTTCGCAGCGGCGCAGAATCTTTACCCGATGCAGTGGTGCTGACCACTGAAGAAGGCGCGATTTTCTGGTGTAATGGCCTGGCCCAACAGTTGCTGGGTCTTCGCTGGCCCGACGATAGCGGGCAAAATATCTTAAACCTGCTGCGTTATCCTGAATTTACCCAACATCTTAAAAAGCGTGAATTCCATAAGCCGTTGCACCTGGTGCTCAATAGCGGCCGCCATCTGGAAATTCGTATTATGCCCTACACCGACCGTCAGTTGCTGATGGTGGCGCGCGACGTTACCCAAATGCATCAACTGGAAGGTGCACGGCGTAATTTCTTTGCGAACGTAAGCCATGAGTTGCGTACACCGCTGACGGTGCTGCAAGGCTATCTTGAGATGATGCAGGAGCAGCCGCTGGAAGGCTCGGTGCGTGAGAAAGCGTTGCATACCATGCGTGAGCAAACTCAGCGAATGGAAGGGCTGGTCAGGCAATTGCTGACGTTGTCGAAAATTGAGGCATCCCCCGTGCTGGCGCTCAATGAGAAAATTGACGTGCCGATGATGCTGCGGGTGGTGGAGCGTGAAGCGCAGACCCTAAGCCATTATCAGCATCAGTTCCATTTCGACATTGATGAGTCGCTAAAAGTGCTGGGCAATGAGGATCAACTGCGCAGCGCGATGTCGAATCTGGTGTATAACGCCGTTAACCATACCCCTGAAGGGACGCTGATTACCGTGCGCTGGCAGCATGCACCGCACGGCGCGCTGTTTAGCGTGTCTGATAATGGGCCGGGAATTTCGCCGGAACATTTGCCGAGGCTGACCGAGAGTTTCTATCGTGTCGATAAAGCGCGTTCGCGGCAAACCGGCGGCAGTGGGTTAGGGCTGGCGATTGTGAAACATGCGGTGAGTCATCACGACAGTCGGCTGGATATCACCAGTGAGTTGGGTAAAGGTTCATGCTTTAGCTTCCTGCTGCCGGAACGTTTAATTGCCAAAAATGACGCGTGA
- the phoB gene encoding phosphate response regulator transcription factor PhoB translates to MARRILVVEDEAPIREMVCFVLEQNGFQPVEAEDYDSAVNKLNEPWPDLILLDWMLPGGSGLQFIKHIKREALTRDIPVVMLTARGEEEDRVRGLETGADDYITKPFSPKELVARIKAVMRRISPMAVEEVIEMQGLSLDPTSHRVMTGENPLDMGPTEFKLLHFFMTHPERVYSREQLLNHVWGTNVYVEDRTVDVHIRRLRKALEHSGHDRMVQTVRGTGYRFSTRF, encoded by the coding sequence ATGGCAAGACGTATTCTGGTCGTTGAAGATGAAGCACCTATCCGTGAGATGGTTTGTTTCGTTCTGGAGCAAAACGGTTTTCAGCCGGTGGAAGCAGAAGATTACGACAGCGCTGTCAACAAACTCAATGAACCCTGGCCCGATCTGATTCTGCTTGACTGGATGTTACCGGGCGGTTCTGGGCTGCAATTTATAAAGCATATCAAACGCGAGGCTCTGACCCGAGATATTCCCGTTGTGATGCTGACCGCTCGCGGCGAAGAAGAAGATCGCGTGCGAGGCCTCGAAACCGGTGCTGATGATTACATCACCAAACCCTTCTCACCCAAAGAGCTAGTTGCGCGCATCAAAGCCGTTATGCGCCGTATTTCACCGATGGCGGTGGAAGAGGTGATTGAGATGCAGGGGTTGAGCCTTGACCCAACCTCTCACCGGGTCATGACCGGTGAAAACCCATTGGATATGGGGCCAACTGAATTTAAACTGCTGCACTTCTTTATGACACACCCGGAGCGTGTCTACAGCCGTGAACAGCTGCTGAACCACGTTTGGGGAACTAACGTCTATGTTGAAGACAGGACTGTTGATGTGCATATTCGTCGCCTGCGCAAGGCGCTGGAACACAGTGGTCATGACCGCATGGTGCAAACTGTTCGCGGCACGGGTTATCGTTTTTCCACCCGTTTCTAA
- the sbcD gene encoding exonuclease subunit SbcD, whose protein sequence is MRIIHTSDWHLGQNFYSKSRAAEHQAFLQWLLNTAKSEQVDAIIVAGDIFDTGSPPSYARELYNRFVVDLQQTGCHLVVLAGNHDSVATLNESRDILSFLNTTVIASAGHAPFILNLRDGTPGAVFCPVPFLRPRDIITSQAGLSGQEKQRQVLESITDYYQQQYQQACELRDDRTLPIIASGHLTTVGASKSDAVRDIYIGTLDAFPAQNFPPADYIALGHIHRAQKIGGSEHIRYSGSPISLSFDETGKSKSVNLVNFSDGKLAEVTPLTVPVTQPLAVIKGDFDSISAQLAEWRDAEAEPATWIDIEITSDEYLHDIQRKIQTITDDLPVEVLLVRRSREQRQRILANQERETLSELSVEEVFHRRLALETLEEPQQQRLQTLFNETLHGLGEEEQL, encoded by the coding sequence ATGCGCATTATCCACACATCGGACTGGCACCTTGGCCAGAACTTTTACAGCAAAAGCCGCGCCGCAGAACATCAAGCCTTCCTGCAATGGCTGCTTAACACCGCAAAATCGGAGCAGGTTGACGCCATTATTGTCGCCGGTGATATCTTCGATACCGGTTCGCCGCCGAGCTACGCGCGCGAGCTGTATAACCGATTTGTGGTCGATCTCCAGCAAACGGGCTGTCATCTGGTGGTACTGGCGGGTAACCATGATTCCGTCGCCACGCTGAATGAATCCCGGGATATCCTATCGTTCCTTAACACCACGGTGATTGCCAGCGCCGGTCATGCGCCCTTTATCTTAAATCTGCGCGACGGCACGCCTGGCGCAGTATTTTGCCCGGTTCCGTTCTTGCGTCCGCGCGACATTATCACCAGCCAGGCGGGACTTTCCGGTCAGGAAAAACAACGCCAGGTGCTGGAAAGCATCACTGATTATTATCAGCAGCAGTATCAGCAAGCCTGCGAACTGCGTGATGACCGCACGCTGCCGATTATTGCCAGCGGCCATCTGACAACCGTCGGCGCCAGCAAAAGCGATGCGGTACGCGACATTTATATTGGCACACTGGATGCTTTTCCGGCACAAAACTTCCCACCTGCCGACTATATTGCGCTGGGACATATTCACCGGGCGCAGAAAATTGGTGGCAGCGAGCATATTCGCTACAGCGGCTCGCCTATCTCCCTGAGTTTTGATGAAACCGGCAAAAGCAAAAGCGTTAACCTTGTGAACTTCAGCGACGGCAAACTGGCTGAGGTCACGCCGCTCACCGTCCCGGTTACCCAACCGCTGGCGGTAATCAAAGGTGATTTTGACAGTATCAGCGCCCAGTTAGCCGAATGGCGTGATGCCGAAGCCGAACCGGCAACATGGATTGATATTGAAATCACCAGCGACGAATACCTTCACGATATTCAGCGCAAAATCCAGACCATCACCGATGACCTGCCGGTAGAGGTGCTTCTGGTGCGTCGCAGCCGCGAACAGCGGCAGCGTATTCTGGCAAACCAGGAGCGTGAAACCCTGAGCGAACTGAGCGTCGAAGAAGTTTTCCACCGCCGACTGGCGCTGGAAACACTGGAGGAACCGCAACAACAGCGGTTGCAAACGCTGTTCAATGAAACGCTCCACGGTCTTGGCGAGGAGGAACAGCTATGA